The nucleotide window CTCCTTTTTCGTGTCGATAAGTGTCGGTTGGTGTCAGTGTCGATCGCGCAACGATACAGCCGAACAGCCATGCATGCCGCATCAATCGAACGCGCGCTTCGCACGCCGTGCGCCGGGTCAACACGGAGGCCGCTGGGCACGTTGGATGCGCGCTTTTTCCAGTTCGCATATAAATGCTCCGAGGGACAGACGACGCCAGCCACAACGCGCGCCGCAGTCCCCGCCAATGTCTGTTGCACGTCTTTTCCGGCTCGATCAACGGCAATTCCACGGCACAAGCGAGGGCATTTTGGATCTCGAAACCATCCGCGTATTCATCATGACCCGGGGCATCGACTTCGGGACCAAGGTCCTCGCGGCGATCGTCCTATGGATCATCGGACGCTGGGCCATCAATCTCGTCGCCGGTTTGCTGCGCAAGGTGCTCTCGCGCAACGAGCGTGTCGATCCGACGCTCGCGCATTACCTGGGCTCGATACTCGCCGCCGTCCTGAACCTGATGCTGATCCTCGCGATCCTCCAGGTGTTCGGCGTGCAGACCACCTCGTTCGCGGCGCTCCTCGCCGGTCTTGGCCTCGCCATCGGCACGGCGTGGGGCGGCCTGCTCGCGCATTTCGCTGCGGGCGTGTTCATGCAGGTGCTGCGGCCGTTCAAGGTGGGCGACTTCGTGACGGCCGGGGGCGTGACGGGCACCGTGAAGGAACTCGGCATCTTCGGTACGACCATCATCTCGCCGGACAACGTGGTCAACATCGTCGGCAACAACAAGATCTTCTCGGACACCATCTCGAACTACAGCGCGACACCCGTGCGCCGCGTCGAACTGACCGCGAAGATCGCCAATGGTGTCGATCCCGTCGATGCCGCCAACCGCCTGCGCGCGGCCATCGCGAAAATTCCGAACGTTTCGCAGGAACCGGCGCCCGACGTCGAGATCCTCTCGTTCACGCCCGAAGGCCCGTTGCTGGCCGTGCGGCCCTACACGAACAACGACACCTACTGGCAGGTCTACTTCGACACCAACCGCGCGATTGTCGAGACCTTCAAGGACGCGGGCTACCCGACGCCCGAAACGCCCTCGATCATTCGCCGCGTGGGCTCATAGCGCGCCTGACTCGACGCGCTCGCCAAAGCAAAACGGCATCGCCTTCACAGGCGATGCCGTTTTTTATTGCGTTGCGTCGTAGAGGTGACGCGTGCTCAACCGCCGTTGGGCTTGCGCACGGCGGCGGCGCGCGAGTCCTTGCGCAGCATCTTCCACACGCCGCCAATCAGGATCGGCACGATCGCAGCACCAATGCCGACCAGCACGATCACGTTGAGATACTGGCGAATGAACGGAATGTTGCCGAAGAAGTAGCCGAGCAGCACGAGCAGCAACACCCAGAACAGCGCGCCCGTGATGGTGAAGAATTGAAAACGTCGCATGCTCATTTGCGAGACGCCCGCCACGAACGGCGCGAACGTACGCACGACAGGAATGAAGCGCGCGAGCACGATCGTCTTGCCGCCGTGCCGCTCGTAGAATTCGTGCGTTTTCTGCAGCGCGGCGCGATCGAGGAAGCGTTCGAGCACGGGAATGTGCGTGTTGAACACCTTCGGCCCGATGGCGCGCCCAATCAGATAGTTGACCGTATTGCCGAGAACCGCCGCCACGAGCAGCAGTACGATCAGCAGGCCGAGATTCATTTCATGCGTGGCGGCAAACGCGCCGCCGATGAAGAGCAGCGAGTCGCCTGGCAGGAATGGCAGCACCACGAGCCCGGTTTCGCAGAACACGATCAGGAACAGCACCGCGTAGACCCAGCCGCCGTATTGCTGGATGAAGACACCGAGAAACTTGTCGATGTGCAAGACAAGATTGACGAACTGCAGAAGCGTATCCAAAAGTGTCCCTTATTGAACGTGGGCCGCGCCCCTGAAACAGCGCGTTCGCCCTGTGTTGCGCGAGAAGCAAAATTGACCGCGCCATGATACCGAAAGTGCCAGGCTGTCACGAAATATTCCCGCCAAGTTCGGTGAATTCGCGCACAAAGCGCTGCTAGATGGCGATTTAAGGGGCGCAGATGCGCGTCGGGTCGCGCCGCGCCGACTCGCTATAATTGCGCGCATGTCTTCGAATTTCGAACCCACCGGCGCCGTGCCGGATTCCGCCGACGCCGCCAGCACGGCCGGCGCCGCCGTCGCGTCGCGCGCCGCGCAGCCCGCGCGCGCGATCCAGGCACTGCCCGATCAGCTCATCAGCCAGATCGCCGCGGGCGAAGTGGTCGAGCGGCCCGCCTCCGTCGTCAAGGAACTGCTCGAAAACGCGCTCGACGCGGGCGCGAGCACGCTGCGCATCCTGCTCGACGAGGGCGGCGTGAAGCGCATCTCCATCGCCGACGACGGCTGCGGCATTCCCGAAGCCGAGCTGCCGCTCGCGCTCATGCGACACGCCACGAGCAAGATCCGCTCGCTCGCCGAACTGGAAAGCGTCGCGACGCTCGGGTTTCGCGGCGAAGCGCTGGCGTCGATCGCCTCGGTGGCCGAAATGTCGATCACGAGCCGCAGCGCCGATGCGCCTCACGCCGTGAAGATCGAGGGGCACACGGGAGCGATCTCGCCGGCTGCGGGCGGCCAGGGCACGACCATCGAAGTGCGCGAGCTGTACTTCAATACGCCCGCGCGCCGCAAGTTCCTGAAGAGCGAGCAGACCGAACTGGGCCATTGCCTCGAGATGATCCGCCGCAGCGCGCTCGCGCGCCCGGACGTCGCGATCTCGGTGCTGCACAACGGCCGCGCGGTCGAGCACTGGAACGCGAGCGATCCCGCCACGCGAGTTTCGAAAATTCTCGGCGAAGTCTTCGCCACGGCGCACCTGCCGCTCGACGAGCGCGCCGGGCCGCTCGCCGTGTACGGCTGCGCGGGTCTGCCCACGGCGAGCCGCAACCGCGCCGATCAGCAGTACTTCTTCGTGAACGGCCGCTTCGTGCGCGACAAGCTGCTCACGCACGCAGTGCGCTCGGCCTATGAGGACGTGCTGCACGGCGAGCGCTATCCGTCGTATGTGCTATTCCTCGACCTGCCGCCCGAAGCCGTCGACGTGAACGTGCATCCCTCGAAGATCGAGGTGCGTTTTCGCGACTCGCGCTCGATTCACCAGTTCGTGTTCCATGCCGTGCAGCGCGCGCTCGCGCGCCACGCGGGCGCCTCGCCCGAGACGACCTCGGGCGGCCACGCGGCCGCGCTCATCGAGCCACGCGCGTTGCCGGGCGCCGGCGTGCTCGGTGGTTCGGTCGGGTTGGCTTCGGGCGCGGCCGACTACCCGCGCGCAGGCACTCCGCCCAGCGCAGCGGGCGGCTTTGGCACGGACGGCAAGTTCGGCACCGCAAGCGTGGCGAGCAGCTTCGGCGGCGGCACGGGTGGCGCCCTCTCGCGCGCTTCCGGCTTTGGCCCTGCAAACGCAGGCGGCGCCAACGCGAGCAGCGGCAACACCTGGCTGCGCCAGTCGCGCATGACGCAAGGCAGCCTGCCTGTCGCGCAGCCGCTCGCGCTGTATGACGCGTTGTTCGGCCGCAAGGACGTCGGCGCGGGCACCGCGCACGGCTCGACCGTGCCGCAGGCGCAAGACGGCGCAGCCGGCGCATTCGCCGCCAGCGTGCCGCACGCCGCCTTCGAAGCGGGTGAGGACCATCCGCTCGGCTTCGCGCTCGGCCAGGTGCACGGCATCTACGTGCTCGCGCAAAACGCGCGCGGCCTCGTGATCGTCGACATGCACGCCGCACACGAGCGCATTCTCTACGAGCAGTTCAAGCAGGCTCTCGCCGAGCGCTCGCTCGCCGTGCAGCCCTTGCTGATCCCGATCTCGATGACGGCCGACCCCGTCGAAACGGGCACCGTCGAGGAAGAAAAAGCGACGCTCGAAGCGCTAGGCTTCGACCTCGCCGTGCTTTCGCCCACGTCGATTGCGATCCGCGCGGTGCCCGCGCTCCTCAAGGACGCCGATCTCCAGGCGCTCGCGCGCGCCGTGCTCGCCGATCTGCACGAGTACGGCGGCTCGCGCGTGCTCACCGAGCGCCAGCACGAGATGCTCGGCACGCTCGCCTGCCATCATGCAGTGCGCGCGAACCGGCGTCTCACGCTTGACGAGATGAACGCGCTCCTGCGCCAGATGGAAGCGACCGAGCGCGCCGACCAGTGCAACCACGGCCGGCCGACCTGGTACCAGCTCACGCTCGCCGATCTCGATCGGCTATTCATGCGCGGTCAATGACGCAGTCCACGAAACAAACAGGTGATGCGTTGCCCGTCGCGTGCCTGCTCGGCCCCACGGCCTCGGGCAAGACGGCGGCTGCGCTCGCGTATGCCGCGCAGTCGGCAGCGCGCGCTCGCGCGGTGGAGATCGTGAGCGTCGATTCGGCGCTCGTGTACCGCGAGATGGACATCGGCACCGCGAAGCCGAGCGCCGCGGAGCGCGCTGCCGCCGCGCATCATCTGATCGATATCGTCGATCCTCTGGATGCATATTCCGCCGCCGACTTTCGCGCCGACGCGCTGCGCGTGACGGGCGAGATCGTCGCGCGCGGGAACGTGCCGCTGCTCGTGGGCGGGACGATGCTGTACTACAAGGCGCTCACGCAAGGCCTGAACGACCTGCCCTCGGCCGATCCCGCCGTGCGCGCACAACTCGATGCCGAAGCCGCACGCGACGGCTGGCCCGCCATGCATGCCCGCCTCGCGCAGGTCGATCCGGCCACGGCTGCGCGCCTCGCTCCGAACGACTCGCAGCGCATTCAACGGGCGCTCGAAATTTTCATGCTGAGCGGGCAGCCGATGTCGGTGCTGCTCGCCACGCCGTCCACGCGCGAGGATGAAGCCGCGCGCTATCGCTTCGTGCCGGTCGCGCTCGAGCCGTCCGATCGCGGCGTGCTGCACACGCGCATCGAAGCGCGTTTCGACGCGATGCTCGCGGGCGGTCTCATCGACGAGGTGAAGGCGCTGCGCGCGCGCGGCGACCTGAATCCCAACCTGCCGTCCATGCGCTGCGTCGGCTACCGCCAGGTGTGGGAATACCTCGATGGCGAGGTGGACTACGACACCATGCGCGACAAGGGCGTGTTCGCCACGCGCCAGCTCTGCAAGCGCCAGCTCACGTGGCTGCGTGCGATGCCGGAGCGCATCGTCGTGGATTGCTGCGCGCAAGATGCGACCGCGCAGGCAGTCGCGGCAGTGGAGCAGATTGGCGGCTGAAACCGCCTGCCCCTTTTTCCCTGCCGTCTACCCCCGGGCGCTTTGTGCGCCACAACATCCCCAGCAACGTTTGCTCGACGCGCGTTCGACGATCGCACGCGCGCCATCCCCCGCCGCAGCGCGCCACCGAAAACCGCCCTCGCCGCTTGACTTTCGATCGACCGGATACGATCATTCGTTCATCACTAGAGCAATTGCTCAGACTCGAGCCGCCAGGCCGCTTTGAGT belongs to Paraburkholderia flagellata and includes:
- a CDS encoding mechanosensitive ion channel family protein → MDLETIRVFIMTRGIDFGTKVLAAIVLWIIGRWAINLVAGLLRKVLSRNERVDPTLAHYLGSILAAVLNLMLILAILQVFGVQTTSFAALLAGLGLAIGTAWGGLLAHFAAGVFMQVLRPFKVGDFVTAGGVTGTVKELGIFGTTIISPDNVVNIVGNNKIFSDTISNYSATPVRRVELTAKIANGVDPVDAANRLRAAIAKIPNVSQEPAPDVEILSFTPEGPLLAVRPYTNNDTYWQVYFDTNRAIVETFKDAGYPTPETPSIIRRVGS
- a CDS encoding DedA family protein; the protein is MDTLLQFVNLVLHIDKFLGVFIQQYGGWVYAVLFLIVFCETGLVVLPFLPGDSLLFIGGAFAATHEMNLGLLIVLLLVAAVLGNTVNYLIGRAIGPKVFNTHIPVLERFLDRAALQKTHEFYERHGGKTIVLARFIPVVRTFAPFVAGVSQMSMRRFQFFTITGALFWVLLLVLLGYFFGNIPFIRQYLNVIVLVGIGAAIVPILIGGVWKMLRKDSRAAAVRKPNGG
- the mutL gene encoding DNA mismatch repair endonuclease MutL, with protein sequence MSSNFEPTGAVPDSADAASTAGAAVASRAAQPARAIQALPDQLISQIAAGEVVERPASVVKELLENALDAGASTLRILLDEGGVKRISIADDGCGIPEAELPLALMRHATSKIRSLAELESVATLGFRGEALASIASVAEMSITSRSADAPHAVKIEGHTGAISPAAGGQGTTIEVRELYFNTPARRKFLKSEQTELGHCLEMIRRSALARPDVAISVLHNGRAVEHWNASDPATRVSKILGEVFATAHLPLDERAGPLAVYGCAGLPTASRNRADQQYFFVNGRFVRDKLLTHAVRSAYEDVLHGERYPSYVLFLDLPPEAVDVNVHPSKIEVRFRDSRSIHQFVFHAVQRALARHAGASPETTSGGHAAALIEPRALPGAGVLGGSVGLASGAADYPRAGTPPSAAGGFGTDGKFGTASVASSFGGGTGGALSRASGFGPANAGGANASSGNTWLRQSRMTQGSLPVAQPLALYDALFGRKDVGAGTAHGSTVPQAQDGAAGAFAASVPHAAFEAGEDHPLGFALGQVHGIYVLAQNARGLVIVDMHAAHERILYEQFKQALAERSLAVQPLLIPISMTADPVETGTVEEEKATLEALGFDLAVLSPTSIAIRAVPALLKDADLQALARAVLADLHEYGGSRVLTERQHEMLGTLACHHAVRANRRLTLDEMNALLRQMEATERADQCNHGRPTWYQLTLADLDRLFMRGQ
- the miaA gene encoding tRNA (adenosine(37)-N6)-dimethylallyltransferase MiaA, with the protein product MTQSTKQTGDALPVACLLGPTASGKTAAALAYAAQSAARARAVEIVSVDSALVYREMDIGTAKPSAAERAAAAHHLIDIVDPLDAYSAADFRADALRVTGEIVARGNVPLLVGGTMLYYKALTQGLNDLPSADPAVRAQLDAEAARDGWPAMHARLAQVDPATAARLAPNDSQRIQRALEIFMLSGQPMSVLLATPSTREDEAARYRFVPVALEPSDRGVLHTRIEARFDAMLAGGLIDEVKALRARGDLNPNLPSMRCVGYRQVWEYLDGEVDYDTMRDKGVFATRQLCKRQLTWLRAMPERIVVDCCAQDATAQAVAAVEQIGG